A part of Triplophysa dalaica isolate WHDGS20190420 chromosome 17, ASM1584641v1, whole genome shotgun sequence genomic DNA contains:
- the si:dkey-21c1.4 gene encoding uncharacterized protein si:dkey-21c1.4, translated as MPAILKSPNLSSEWSLCGENPKFTVMAEIEPNTQSIDLNLVSRVEELKALTFFTSKTSVWDHIKGSLYYKRSCNLSLPCPVLGIHKASDFDTKSISVTTQLSKKLDNTKPIKPSVNFSKTSIQRPMEDVHSSRLPCVRSLGWNPEIMTSFRVLFSTEPFRNSSNDNMWTKRLFSEPTSHSEVPLIQRKFADVRLKELGIWLGDQSPKSPREFGTVLKQGWQWYYTKYIDIRRGGIGGISLLLAGYCVLCYIWRYPDLKKERWRKYH; from the exons ATGCCAGCCATTTTAAAATCCCCAAACCTTTCATCCGAGTGGAGTTTGTGCGGCGAGAATCCAAAGTTTACAGTCATGGCGGAAATTGAACCAAACACACAGAGCATTGATCTCAATCTGGTATCAAGAGTAGAAGAACTCAAAGCTCTGACTTTCTTTACATCCAAGACTTCAGTGTGGGATCACATCAAAGGCAGCTTGTATTATAAGAGGTCTTGTAATCTATCATTGCCTTGTCCCGTTTTGGGAATACACAAAGCTTCTGATTTTGACACCAAATCTATTTCTGTGACCACGCAACTATCAAAGAAGCTTGACAACACAAAGCCAATTAAACCCTCAGTTAATTTCTCTAAAACATCCATTCAGCGACCTATGGAAGACGTGCATAGTTCAAGATTGCCATGTGTCAGAAGTTTGGGATGGAATCCAGAGATAATGACATCCTTTAGGGTCCTGTTCTCCACTGAACCTTTCAGAAACTCCTCTAATGATAATATGTGGACGAAGCGTCTGTTTTCTGAGCCAACATCCCATAGTGAAG TGCCCCTAATACAGCGAAAGTTTGCAGATGTGAGATTAAAAGAACTTGGTATCTGGCTTGGAGACCAAAGTCCAAAATCACCCAGAGAGTTTGGGACTGTGCTGAAGCAAG GTTGGCAGTGGTACTACACAAAGTACATTGATATTCGTAGAGGAGGAATTGGTGGCATATCTCTACTTTTAGCTGGCTACTGTGTCCTGTGTTACATATGGAGATACCCAGATCTCA aGAAAGAACGTTGGAGAAAATACCATTAG